Proteins encoded in a region of the Streptomyces sp. NBC_00258 genome:
- the leuS gene encoding leucine--tRNA ligase, translating to MSETNNAAASEVAAPHRYTAAMAEQIEARWQDFWDADGTYEAPNPKGDLAGDPSLVAKPKKFVMDMFPYPSGAGLHVGHPLGYIATDVFARYQRMTGHNVLHTLGFDAFGLPAEQYAVQTGTHPRVSTEANIENMKIQLRRLGLGHDRRRSFATIDPDYYKWTQWIFLQIFNSWYDDEADKARPIADLVAQFEIGERAVPGGRSWSELTDVERADILSEYRLAYASDAPVNWCPGLGTVLANEEVTADGRSERGNFPVFKAKLRQWNMRITAYADRLLDDLDALDWPEAIKLQQRNWIGRSEGARVDFPVDGEAITVFTTRPDTLFGASYMVLAPEHPLVEKFTPAAWPEGTHDVWTGGHATPAEAVAAYRAQAASKSDVERQAEAKDKTGVFIGSYATNPVNGEQIPVFIADYVLMGYGTGAIMAVPAGDQRDFEFARAFELPIHCIVEPTDGRGTDTSTWENAFGAYDAKIINSANDDISLDGMGVADAKARITEWMERKGIGHGTVNFRLRDWLFSRQRYWGEPFPIVYDEDGIAHPLPESMLPLELPEVEDYSPRTFDPDDANTSPETPLSRNEDWVDVTLDLGDGRGPRKYRRETNTMPNWAGSCWYELRYLDPHNSEKLVDPEIEQYWMGPREGQPHGGVDLYVGGAEHAVLHLLYARFWSKVLFDLGHVSSVEPFHKLFNQGMIQAYVYRDSRGIAVPAAEVEERDGAYYHQGEKVSRLLGKMGKSLKNAVTPDEICAEYGADTLRLYEMAMGPLDVSRPWDTRAVVGQFRLLQRLWRNVVDEATGEVTVVDTEPDEQALRALHKAIDGVRQDLEGMRFNTAIAKVTELNNHLTKVGGPVSRTVAESLVLLVAPLAPHIAEELWRKLGHTDSVVHRDFPVADPAYVVDETVTCVVQIKGKVKARLEVSPSISDEELEKVALSDEKVVAALDGAGIRKVIVRAPKLVNIVPA from the coding sequence ATGAGCGAGACGAACAACGCTGCCGCCTCCGAGGTGGCCGCGCCGCACCGCTACACGGCCGCCATGGCCGAGCAGATCGAGGCACGCTGGCAGGACTTCTGGGACGCCGACGGCACCTACGAGGCGCCCAACCCGAAGGGTGACCTGGCGGGAGACCCCTCGCTGGTCGCCAAGCCCAAGAAGTTCGTCATGGACATGTTCCCGTACCCCTCCGGTGCGGGCCTGCACGTCGGTCACCCCCTGGGCTACATCGCCACCGATGTATTCGCCCGGTATCAGCGCATGACCGGCCACAACGTCCTGCACACCCTGGGCTTCGACGCCTTCGGCCTGCCCGCCGAGCAGTACGCCGTGCAGACCGGCACGCACCCGCGGGTGTCCACCGAGGCCAACATCGAGAACATGAAGATCCAGCTGCGCCGGCTGGGCCTGGGTCACGACAGGCGCCGGTCGTTCGCGACGATCGACCCGGACTACTACAAGTGGACCCAGTGGATCTTCCTGCAGATCTTCAACTCCTGGTACGACGACGAGGCGGACAAGGCCCGCCCGATCGCCGACCTGGTCGCCCAGTTCGAGATCGGTGAGCGCGCCGTACCCGGTGGACGCTCCTGGAGCGAGCTGACCGACGTCGAGCGCGCCGACATCCTGAGCGAGTACCGCCTGGCGTACGCCTCCGACGCGCCCGTCAACTGGTGTCCCGGGCTGGGCACCGTCCTGGCCAACGAGGAAGTCACCGCCGACGGCCGCTCCGAGCGCGGCAACTTCCCCGTCTTCAAGGCCAAGCTGCGCCAGTGGAACATGCGGATCACCGCGTACGCGGACCGCCTGCTGGACGACCTGGACGCGCTGGACTGGCCCGAGGCCATCAAGCTGCAGCAGCGCAACTGGATCGGCCGCTCCGAGGGCGCCCGCGTCGACTTCCCCGTGGACGGCGAGGCCATCACGGTCTTCACCACCCGCCCCGACACCCTGTTCGGCGCCAGCTACATGGTCCTGGCGCCCGAGCACCCGCTGGTCGAGAAGTTCACCCCGGCCGCCTGGCCCGAGGGCACCCATGACGTCTGGACGGGCGGTCACGCCACCCCCGCCGAGGCCGTCGCCGCCTACCGCGCGCAGGCCGCCTCCAAGTCCGACGTCGAGCGGCAGGCCGAGGCCAAGGACAAGACCGGCGTCTTCATCGGCTCGTACGCGACCAACCCGGTCAACGGCGAGCAGATCCCCGTCTTCATCGCCGACTACGTCCTGATGGGCTACGGCACCGGCGCGATCATGGCCGTCCCGGCGGGCGACCAGCGCGACTTCGAGTTCGCGCGCGCCTTCGAGCTGCCGATCCACTGCATCGTCGAGCCGACCGACGGGCGCGGCACCGACACGTCGACGTGGGAGAACGCCTTCGGGGCGTACGACGCGAAGATCATCAACTCCGCCAACGACGACATCTCCCTGGACGGCATGGGGGTCGCCGACGCCAAGGCGCGCATCACCGAGTGGATGGAGCGCAAGGGCATCGGCCACGGCACCGTCAACTTCCGGCTGCGCGACTGGCTGTTCAGCCGCCAGCGCTACTGGGGCGAGCCCTTCCCGATCGTCTACGACGAGGACGGCATCGCCCACCCGCTGCCCGAGTCGATGCTGCCCCTGGAACTGCCCGAGGTCGAGGACTACTCGCCGCGCACCTTCGACCCGGACGACGCGAACACGTCCCCGGAGACCCCGCTGTCCCGCAACGAGGACTGGGTCGACGTCACGCTGGACCTGGGTGACGGCCGCGGCCCGCGCAAGTACCGCCGCGAGACCAACACCATGCCCAACTGGGCCGGTTCCTGCTGGTACGAGCTGCGCTACCTGGACCCGCACAACTCCGAGAAGCTGGTCGACCCGGAGATCGAGCAGTACTGGATGGGCCCGCGCGAGGGCCAGCCGCACGGCGGCGTCGACCTGTACGTCGGCGGCGCCGAGCACGCCGTGCTGCACCTGCTGTACGCGCGCTTCTGGTCCAAGGTGCTGTTCGACCTGGGGCACGTCTCCTCGGTCGAGCCGTTCCACAAGCTGTTCAACCAGGGCATGATCCAGGCCTACGTGTACCGCGACAGCCGTGGCATCGCCGTACCGGCCGCCGAGGTGGAGGAGCGCGACGGCGCGTACTACCACCAGGGCGAGAAGGTCTCCCGACTGCTGGGCAAGATGGGCAAGTCCCTGAAGAACGCGGTCACTCCGGACGAGATCTGCGCCGAGTACGGCGCGGACACGCTGCGTCTGTACGAGATGGCGATGGGCCCCCTGGACGTGTCGCGGCCGTGGGACACGCGCGCGGTGGTGGGCCAGTTCCGGCTGCTGCAGCGGCTGTGGCGCAACGTCGTCGACGAGGCGACGGGTGAGGTCACCGTCGTCGACACCGAGCCGGACGAGCAGGCGCTGCGCGCCCTGCACAAGGCGATCGACGGCGTGCGCCAGGACCTGGAGGGCATGCGCTTCAACACCGCGATCGCCAAGGTCACCGAGCTGAACAACCACCTGACCAAGGTGGGCGGTCCGGTCTCGCGCACGGTCGCCGAGTCGCTGGTGCTGCTGGTCGCGCCGCTGGCCCCGCACATCGCCGAGGAGCTGTGGCGCAAGCTGGGCCACACGGACTCCGTCGTGCACCGGGACTTCCCGGTCGCCGACCCGGCGTACGTCGTGGACGAGACCGTGACCTGCGTCGTGCAGATCAAGGGCAAGGTCAAGGCGCGCCTGGAGGTCTCCCCGTCGATCTCGGACGAGGAACTGGAGAAGGTCGCGCTGAGCGACGAGAAGGTGGTCGCCGCGCTGGACGGGGCGGGCATCCGCAAGGTGATCGTGCGGGCGCCGAAGCTGGTGAACATCGTTCCCGCGTAG
- a CDS encoding cytochrome b/b6 domain-containing protein, giving the protein MNSRRNNSTLAQPSRSVRGGVTAAALLLIPLVVVVGGDGFREFLNFGAGVLSLVSLTLSVLWGLVATDRVFLNTRQRLIAQAVHRSTAVASVGFLLLHISVKLVLDHTSAIAVVIPFGLGVTGTNGLIGFGTLAGLLMVVTALTGALRSAFSSPVHVAGRWRALHMLAYPAWCSALIHGLFAGREAQPVFVILYSLALVAVMGALLLRSAPLSFKRKVARRVLSLLDSGNRSYREEPGARRAADASLPGGGRPGFPDMAVPSQRTSSPSGSYASPQRSALQDSASFTDTGSLTDTGGFAAAYRAVNTPRAQDPLMPDPTQRMQPMDMQATEAMPRVDGNSGPRWPAPSPPLYEAPPRPAGTPTYDTGTIPTYDANGMYDTGAVPTYGTSDVYDTGETNDPLGTYNPNDMYNSGPATETQPGSYEAPSNGEPWNAPSGGF; this is encoded by the coding sequence ATGAACTCTCGCCGTAACAACAGCACACTCGCCCAGCCGAGCCGATCGGTCCGGGGCGGAGTGACGGCTGCCGCTTTGCTGCTGATACCCCTAGTCGTCGTGGTCGGAGGTGACGGATTCCGTGAATTCCTCAACTTCGGCGCGGGCGTTCTGTCGCTCGTGTCCCTCACCCTCTCGGTGCTCTGGGGGCTCGTCGCGACCGACCGGGTCTTCCTCAACACACGCCAGAGGCTGATAGCCCAGGCCGTGCACAGGAGTACGGCGGTGGCCTCGGTCGGCTTCCTGCTGCTGCACATCTCGGTCAAGCTCGTGCTCGACCACACCTCGGCGATCGCGGTCGTGATCCCCTTCGGCCTCGGCGTCACCGGCACCAACGGGCTCATCGGTTTCGGCACCCTGGCCGGCCTCCTGATGGTCGTCACGGCCCTCACCGGCGCGCTGCGCAGCGCCTTCTCGTCCCCCGTGCACGTCGCCGGTCGCTGGCGCGCGTTGCACATGCTGGCCTACCCCGCCTGGTGCTCGGCCCTGATCCACGGCCTCTTCGCCGGGCGCGAGGCGCAGCCTGTCTTCGTGATCCTGTACAGCCTGGCCCTGGTCGCCGTCATGGGCGCACTGCTCCTGCGGTCGGCCCCCCTGTCGTTCAAGCGGAAGGTCGCCAGGCGCGTCCTGTCCCTGCTCGACAGCGGCAACCGGTCCTACCGCGAAGAGCCCGGGGCACGCCGTGCCGCGGACGCCTCGCTGCCCGGCGGCGGTCGGCCCGGCTTCCCGGACATGGCGGTTCCCTCGCAGCGGACGTCGTCCCCGTCCGGGTCGTACGCGTCGCCGCAGCGCTCCGCCCTCCAGGACTCGGCGTCCTTCACGGACACCGGATCCCTCACGGACACCGGCGGCTTCGCCGCCGCCTACCGGGCCGTCAACACCCCGCGCGCGCAGGACCCGCTGATGCCCGACCCCACCCAGCGCATGCAGCCGATGGACATGCAGGCCACGGAGGCGATGCCGCGCGTCGACGGCAACTCCGGCCCCCGCTGGCCGGCCCCGTCCCCGCCGCTCTACGAGGCCCCGCCGCGCCCCGCCGGGACACCGACGTACGACACCGGGACCATCCCCACATACGACGCGAACGGCATGTACGACACCGGCGCCGTCCCCACGTACGGCACAAGTGATGTGTACGACACCGGTGAGACGAACGACCCCCTCGGTACGTACAACCCGAACGACATGTACAACAGCGGTCCCGCCACTGAAACGCAGCCCGGTTCCTACGAGGCACCCAGCAACGGCGAACCCTGGAACGCGCCTTCCGGAGGCTTTTAG
- a CDS encoding NADH-quinone oxidoreductase subunit NuoF family protein, translated as MNEALPDVPEVRVVGLPQLTSGFDLVERLDLPMHLKVHGPLEPMGGEQLAQLSERINLKGRGGAGFPFHKKLRSVAEAAIRRGVRPVVVVNGSEDEPACRKDTVMINRAPHLILDGALLVAEALGARTLVVGVTRESTQRSMEAALSERGLTNRRGATIRARVQRNPVRMVTGAAASLVRSIDGGPAIPPGRKTSASQNGVGGAPTLLSNAETFAQLAIAARIGAERYGNTGLYDEPGTVMLTVSGAVARPMVIEAPTGVPLRYILQLAGAPPMPQGVLTGGYHGKWLDSATVNEAIVSRNSLDAVGGALGAGAILPISTATCPLGESLRVAQWLAEESAGQCGPCYLGLPAAARGMEDILNGGGPAALEALKQVANAVKRRGACSHPDGSAMFLESTIKAFTDDLAAHVLGNGCGRPVEGVLPLFEGGQQPTGIPGGQPEQEQGPSRQKIYVDWTLCRGHGLCADILPEVFQLGADGFPTVAQAGVPRYAEAKALRAVRRCPALALRLEEDTRGAAPRQNLPAVREGGGGGRRALGRGR; from the coding sequence GTGAACGAGGCCCTTCCCGACGTCCCCGAAGTCCGAGTGGTGGGCCTTCCCCAGCTCACCTCCGGTTTCGATCTCGTCGAGAGACTCGACCTGCCCATGCACCTGAAGGTGCACGGACCGCTCGAGCCGATGGGCGGAGAGCAGCTCGCGCAGCTCTCCGAACGCATCAACCTGAAGGGCCGCGGCGGCGCGGGCTTCCCGTTCCACAAGAAACTGCGGTCGGTCGCCGAGGCGGCCATCCGCCGCGGTGTACGTCCCGTGGTCGTCGTCAACGGAAGCGAGGACGAGCCCGCCTGCCGCAAGGACACGGTGATGATCAACCGTGCCCCGCACCTGATCCTGGACGGCGCCCTGCTGGTCGCCGAGGCGCTGGGCGCACGCACCCTGGTCGTCGGTGTGACCCGTGAGTCCACGCAGCGGTCGATGGAGGCGGCGCTCTCCGAGCGCGGGCTGACCAACCGGCGCGGAGCGACCATCCGCGCGCGCGTGCAGCGCAATCCGGTGCGCATGGTGACCGGAGCGGCGGCCTCCCTCGTCCGCTCCATCGACGGCGGTCCCGCGATCCCGCCCGGCCGCAAGACCAGCGCCTCGCAGAACGGTGTCGGCGGCGCGCCCACCCTGCTGTCGAACGCCGAGACGTTCGCCCAGCTGGCGATCGCCGCGCGCATCGGCGCCGAGCGCTACGGCAACACCGGCCTGTACGACGAGCCCGGCACGGTCATGCTCACCGTCTCCGGAGCGGTCGCCCGCCCGATGGTGATCGAGGCCCCCACCGGCGTACCGCTGCGGTACATCCTGCAGCTGGCCGGCGCCCCGCCGATGCCGCAGGGCGTGCTGACCGGCGGGTACCACGGCAAGTGGCTGGACTCCGCGACGGTCAACGAGGCGATCGTCTCGCGCAACTCCCTCGACGCGGTGGGCGGTGCGCTCGGAGCGGGCGCGATCCTGCCGATCAGCACGGCGACCTGCCCGCTCGGCGAGTCGCTGCGAGTGGCGCAGTGGCTGGCGGAGGAGAGCGCGGGACAGTGCGGTCCCTGCTACCTCGGACTGCCCGCCGCGGCACGCGGCATGGAGGACATCCTCAACGGCGGCGGCCCGGCCGCCCTGGAGGCACTCAAGCAGGTCGCCAACGCCGTGAAGCGGCGCGGCGCGTGCTCACACCCGGACGGCTCCGCGATGTTCCTGGAGTCGACCATCAAGGCGTTCACGGACGACCTGGCCGCGCATGTCCTCGGCAACGGCTGCGGACGGCCCGTGGAGGGCGTTCTGCCGCTCTTCGAGGGCGGCCAGCAGCCCACCGGCATCCCGGGCGGCCAGCCGGAGCAGGAGCAGGGTCCCAGCCGCCAGAAGATCTACGTCGACTGGACGCTGTGCCGCGGACACGGCCTGTGCGCGGACATTCTCCCGGAGGTCTTCCAGCTGGGCGCCGACGGCTTCCCGACCGTCGCGCAGGCGGGGGTGCCCCGGTACGCGGAGGCGAAGGCGCTGCGCGCCGTACGCCGCTGCCCGGCGCTCGCGCTGCGCCTCGAGGAGGACACCCGCGGAGCGGCTCCCCGCCAGAACCTCCCCGCCGTACGCGAGGGCGGTGGCGGTGGCCGCCGCGCCCTGGGCCGCGGCCGCTGA
- a CDS encoding DegV family protein, with amino-acid sequence MSRHVAIVTDSTAYLPPRTMERHGITAVPLTVVLGDQALEEGTEISARSLALALQKRRSVTTSRPSPEVFAETYRRVAESGATGIVSLHLSAEFSGTYDAAVLAAREAPVPVRVVDTGMVAMALGFCALAAAESAEAGGTVDEAVTAAEKRAAGTYAYFYVDTLDYLRRGGRIGAAQALLGSALAVKPLLQLDGGRIELLEKVRTAGKAIARLEEIVAERAGSAQVDIAVHHLAAPERAAALAERLRVRVPGLADLHVSEVGAVIGAHTGPGLLGAVVSPR; translated from the coding sequence ATGTCCCGCCATGTCGCGATCGTCACCGATTCAACGGCCTACCTGCCGCCACGGACGATGGAGCGCCACGGCATCACCGCGGTGCCCCTGACCGTGGTCCTCGGGGACCAGGCACTCGAAGAGGGCACCGAGATCTCGGCCCGTTCACTGGCCCTGGCGCTGCAGAAACGACGGTCCGTCACCACCTCCCGGCCCAGCCCCGAGGTGTTCGCCGAGACCTACCGCAGGGTCGCCGAGTCCGGCGCGACCGGCATCGTCTCGCTGCACCTGTCAGCGGAGTTCTCGGGCACGTACGACGCCGCTGTCCTCGCCGCGCGCGAGGCGCCGGTGCCCGTGCGGGTGGTGGACACCGGGATGGTCGCCATGGCCCTCGGCTTCTGCGCGCTGGCCGCGGCCGAGTCCGCCGAGGCGGGCGGCACGGTCGACGAGGCGGTCACCGCGGCGGAGAAACGGGCCGCGGGTACGTACGCGTACTTCTACGTGGACACCCTCGACTATCTGCGCCGGGGCGGCCGCATCGGGGCGGCGCAGGCGCTGCTCGGGTCTGCGCTGGCCGTGAAACCGCTGCTGCAGCTGGACGGCGGGCGCATCGAGCTCCTGGAGAAGGTACGGACGGCGGGCAAGGCGATCGCCCGACTGGAAGAGATCGTGGCCGAGCGGGCGGGGAGCGCACAGGTCGACATCGCGGTCCACCATCTCGCCGCGCCCGAGCGGGCGGCGGCGCTCGCGGAGCGGTTGCGTGTTCGGGTGCCGGGGCTGGCCGATCTGCATGTGAGCGAGGTCGGGGCGGTGATCGGGGCGCACACCGGGCCCGGGCTGCTCGGGGCGGTCGTTTCTCCTCGCTGA